CTTTGGCAAAGAGTTTACCAAAGGCATTCTGCAGGCCCATGGCCACCACTACCATGAATACCAGCAAATATAACATAAAGGAACTCATCAGGGGCAGGAACATCGCCAGCACACCAGTCAGTATCAGCAGCACGCTTTCCACCAGCATGATCCTGTACTTTCTGACCAGTACCCTGGCCAGCCAGCCACCTATCATTACCGCCGCCACAAAGGTGGGAAAGGTAATGAGTTTGACCCAGTCACCACTCTGTTTGCCGGATACCATCTGTGCAGCAAAGGTGATAAAGTTACCCGTGACGTGTGCAGAGAAGATCGAGCCACCCGATACAAACGTAACCGTGTCACAAAACCCTGCTACCCACGATAGCATGAAGGTGACCCAGTGTATACTATGTTTTGGTTCTTCCATAAGCTATAATTATTCCAGATGCGCTCTCAGCATCCAGGCCATTTTTTCATGTATTTCCATCAGTCCTGTGATATAATCGCTGGTACCTGCATCGTGAAATGCCTGTGCATAACCATTGATATTTTCTCTCAGGTGAATGAGAATGCTTTCATGGTCTGCCAGCAGTTCTTCGATAAAACCAACGCTGTCATTTTTTTCTCTGCTCTGTTCAGAAAGGTGCGTCAGTGCCAGGTATTCTTTTAGAGTGGCAGGCGGAAAGTGGCCCAGGCTTCTGATCCTTTCTGCTACGGTGTCTACGATCTCTTCCAGCTGTCCGTATTGTGCTTCGAAGAAGAGGTGTTTGCTGTGAAAGTCTGCGCCGGTTACACACCAGTGTGCTTTGCGGGTCTTTGTGTACAACACGAATTCATCAGCTAAAATTTTGCCTAATGAATGGGCTACTTCTGCCAGGTAATTTTCCTTAATTCCGATAGATGCTTTCATGTAATTATAAATTTGAAAATAATAAATAGTCAATGGAGAAACGGCCTGCGCCTATAAGGAGAATGAAGAGCAATCGTGCTACCTGCTCTTTTAACATGCGGAGTGCATCAAAATGAGATCAGCTTTCCTTATTACTGGAATGAT
This Chitinophaga sancti DNA region includes the following protein-coding sequences:
- a CDS encoding YoaK family protein, whose protein sequence is MEEPKHSIHWVTFMLSWVAGFCDTVTFVSGGSIFSAHVTGNFITFAAQMVSGKQSGDWVKLITFPTFVAAVMIGGWLARVLVRKYRIMLVESVLLILTGVLAMFLPLMSSFMLYLLVFMVVVAMGLQNAFGKLFAKETHGPTTMMTGNVTQAALDLGNLVLTGFKEPAALQSLRNVSILIGGFLLGCLMGAVMARYLGLTSIIGPGVAICICYLMREALPRKQLV
- a CDS encoding DNA starvation/stationary phase protection protein, whose translation is MKASIGIKENYLAEVAHSLGKILADEFVLYTKTRKAHWCVTGADFHSKHLFFEAQYGQLEEIVDTVAERIRSLGHFPPATLKEYLALTHLSEQSREKNDSVGFIEELLADHESILIHLRENINGYAQAFHDAGTSDYITGLMEIHEKMAWMLRAHLE